A region of Thermococcus argininiproducens DNA encodes the following proteins:
- a CDS encoding PPC domain-containing DNA-binding protein, translating to MYIKRDNEYLIVKLERDEDLLNGLTKVAERENIKAGMIISGIGMLKDLEMGYYTGTKYQRKKFEGIYEIVSITGYLQETAPRAHIHISVADKNNNVYGGHLLGGKCDPYAIIAIISCNKLSFRRVYVEKAKRMETEVYEV from the coding sequence ATGTACATTAAGAGAGATAATGAGTACTTGATAGTAAAACTAGAAAGAGATGAAGATCTTCTAAATGGATTAACAAAAGTTGCAGAAAGAGAAAACATCAAAGCCGGGATGATTATCTCAGGTATTGGAATGTTAAAAGATCTAGAAATGGGATATTACACGGGTACTAAATACCAGCGGAAAAAATTTGAAGGAATTTATGAAATAGTCTCAATAACGGGATATCTCCAAGAAACTGCTCCCAGAGCTCACATTCACATAAGCGTTGCTGATAAAAATAATAACGTCTATGGAGGGCACTTGCTTGGTGGAAAATGCGATCCCTATGCAATCATAGCAATTATTTCATGCAATAAGCTAAGCTTCAGAAGAGTTTATGTGGAAAAAGCAAAAAGGATGGAAACAGAGGTATACGAGGTTTAA
- a CDS encoding DUF169 domain-containing protein: MKDTNIKEISEELEHRIKPKGAPIAFKMVKTHEIPKYKAIKKLRRKLTLCQVLKLVAIHEKTYRVDSRSLAACVFGPYILGFEELPEKLKAKWLLGKKYTEEGYEKMINDIIHLPHGEYQEAIFGPLRDFYHLKISPDGVILTINPTQAYLLLGGYYDSEFKKPISAFNGHAACEIVAALVLGDHPWINIPCGGARAMAHVQDDEIWFGMSVEELESALTRIKEIDAKYPPQIYPLLTAGPHPHHPWTKLLGKDDI, from the coding sequence GTGAAAGATACGAACATAAAAGAGATTTCAGAGGAACTTGAACATCGGATCAAACCTAAAGGTGCTCCCATAGCATTTAAGATGGTAAAGACTCATGAGATCCCAAAATACAAAGCCATCAAAAAACTAAGACGGAAACTCACCCTATGCCAAGTTTTAAAGTTAGTGGCAATACATGAAAAGACATATAGAGTCGATAGCAGAAGCTTAGCTGCGTGTGTTTTTGGGCCTTATATCCTTGGATTCGAAGAACTTCCTGAGAAATTAAAAGCAAAGTGGCTTTTAGGCAAGAAATATACTGAAGAAGGTTACGAAAAAATGATAAACGATATTATACACCTCCCACATGGAGAATATCAAGAAGCCATTTTTGGACCATTAAGGGATTTCTATCATCTAAAGATTAGTCCAGATGGTGTTATACTAACAATTAATCCTACCCAAGCTTATCTACTTCTGGGAGGTTATTATGACTCAGAGTTCAAAAAACCGATTTCTGCTTTCAATGGCCATGCCGCATGTGAGATTGTAGCGGCTCTTGTCTTAGGAGATCATCCCTGGATCAATATTCCTTGCGGAGGAGCAAGGGCTATGGCACATGTCCAGGATGATGAAATTTGGTTTGGAATGAGTGTCGAGGAGTTAGAAAGTGCACTAACTAGGATAAAAGAAATCGATGCAAAGTATCCTCCCCAAATATATCCCCTACTCACGGCCGGCCCTCATCCACATCATCCATGGACAAAATTGCTCGGAAAGGATGATATTTAG
- a CDS encoding PEP-utilizing enzyme yields MGLFSRKKEEEKKEEYALGSKVIEKFLGDDYFPVKWGENWDKDLNVEWVTVLKEHEKDLHWWRSDLHNPHPALPIMELFTWWDSKLIKSTEYMYRRFWSPTGRAWPAKVVNGYVYTTIIPRTDPDELRISGKYFMKILPIYADIFLDQWDKRYLPEIKKNLEFIFNYPYEEASLGELMWLLEEMIDIYDRHWKLHWILNFAQFASFLDFRETVRQILGDEKYNTPEVQDLLARILVSTDDVNWDSLKILYEIKEAVKGNSAVRELFESPKTDEEVWEELQKLEEGKEIYERIVKFLKEYGRKSLYVYEYDLPTWEEYPPTVIAQLRTYLAMDYDFYADKEWIITDQKEAIEKLMEMIPEDKKELVKEKMERAIKMAPLTPNHHFYIDQQTNAAAKYVLRELGKKFVKEGLLEEPYDILYLKYDEIRTLFADPSEIDAKALVKQRKEEREKAKEIIPAPYVGTITEWSIKEEPYKQGLWGWSLEKLQQEKETYELAKTGKAKILKGLAAGAPKVIEGVVKVVEGPHEFDKVEEGDILVCDITSPAWISVYPKIKGVITNSGGLSSHPAIVSREFGIPCVVSTRIATRMLKDGMKVRLDGINGIVTVLEEE; encoded by the coding sequence GTGGGACTGTTTTCTAGAAAAAAGGAAGAAGAGAAAAAGGAAGAGTATGCACTTGGGTCCAAAGTTATAGAAAAATTTCTAGGAGATGACTACTTTCCAGTGAAGTGGGGTGAGAACTGGGACAAAGATCTAAATGTCGAATGGGTAACTGTTTTGAAAGAACATGAAAAGGATCTACACTGGTGGAGAAGCGATTTGCACAATCCACATCCAGCTTTACCAATAATGGAACTCTTCACTTGGTGGGACTCAAAGCTTATAAAAAGCACTGAATACATGTATAGAAGATTCTGGTCTCCCACAGGAAGAGCATGGCCAGCAAAAGTAGTTAATGGGTATGTTTATACTACGATAATTCCCCGAACCGATCCTGACGAGCTAAGAATCTCCGGAAAATATTTCATGAAAATCTTGCCAATATATGCCGATATCTTCTTAGATCAGTGGGACAAAAGGTATCTCCCCGAAATCAAGAAGAACTTGGAGTTTATATTCAACTATCCCTACGAAGAAGCTTCCTTAGGGGAGCTTATGTGGCTCTTAGAAGAGATGATAGACATTTACGACAGACATTGGAAGCTTCACTGGATATTGAACTTCGCTCAATTCGCATCCTTCCTAGACTTTAGAGAAACCGTTCGCCAGATACTTGGTGATGAGAAATACAATACTCCCGAGGTCCAAGACTTACTTGCGAGAATATTAGTTTCCACAGATGACGTCAATTGGGACTCTCTAAAGATATTATATGAGATCAAGGAAGCTGTTAAGGGCAACTCTGCGGTAAGAGAACTATTTGAATCTCCAAAGACTGACGAAGAGGTTTGGGAAGAACTGCAAAAATTAGAGGAAGGCAAAGAAATATATGAAAGAATCGTCAAATTCCTAAAAGAATATGGAAGGAAGTCATTGTATGTATACGAGTATGACCTTCCTACCTGGGAGGAATACCCACCCACAGTCATTGCCCAGCTAAGAACATACCTTGCAATGGACTACGATTTCTACGCAGATAAAGAGTGGATCATAACAGACCAAAAAGAAGCAATAGAGAAACTAATGGAAATGATACCCGAAGATAAGAAAGAACTAGTAAAAGAAAAAATGGAGAGAGCTATTAAAATGGCACCATTAACACCAAACCACCACTTCTACATCGATCAACAAACAAATGCAGCTGCAAAATACGTACTTAGAGAGTTAGGAAAGAAGTTTGTAAAAGAAGGCCTGTTAGAAGAGCCCTATGACATACTTTACCTGAAGTATGATGAGATAAGAACACTATTTGCAGATCCCTCAGAAATTGACGCCAAAGCTTTAGTCAAACAGAGGAAGGAAGAGAGAGAAAAGGCTAAAGAAATTATCCCAGCTCCTTACGTAGGTACAATTACAGAATGGTCTATCAAAGAAGAACCATATAAACAGGGATTATGGGGATGGAGCCTTGAGAAGCTGCAACAAGAAAAAGAAACATACGAACTTGCAAAGACTGGTAAGGCCAAAATCTTAAAAGGTCTCGCAGCAGGAGCACCAAAGGTAATAGAAGGAGTTGTTAAAGTTGTAGAGGGGCCACATGAATTCGACAAAGTTGAAGAAGGAGACATTCTTGTTTGTGACATAACGAGTCCAGCATGGATCTCAGTATATCCAAAAATAAAGGGAGTGATAACAAACAGTGGAGGACTCTCCTCTCACCCAGCAATAGTTTCAAGAGAATTTGGTATCCCCTGTGTAGTGAGCACAAGAATAGCCACCAGGATGCTCAAAGACGGCATGAAAGTGCGTTTGGATGGAATAAATGGTATAGTGACTGTTTTGGAAGAAGAATGA
- a CDS encoding 4Fe-4S dicluster domain-containing protein — MKGMLVFYPEKCSGCNVCSTVCSAYHLGVINPDRSRIRVLRKEQENLDVVNVCVQCEEKFCIQACPFDALSVYPETGAIIVDHDKCTRCRLCIRACPYNGIILDPVLNQITICDLCDGDPQCAKYCPTEAIQFVHPLASKVAHEQNKAIITLTKQILEDP; from the coding sequence ATGAAGGGAATGTTGGTTTTCTATCCTGAGAAGTGTTCAGGATGTAATGTTTGTTCTACAGTTTGTTCAGCTTACCATTTGGGCGTGATAAATCCCGACAGAAGTAGGATCAGAGTTCTGAGAAAAGAACAAGAAAATTTAGACGTTGTAAATGTATGTGTCCAATGTGAAGAGAAATTCTGCATTCAAGCTTGTCCATTTGATGCATTATCTGTATATCCTGAAACTGGAGCTATAATCGTGGATCATGACAAATGCACTCGCTGTAGACTATGCATCAGAGCTTGTCCATACAATGGTATTATCCTAGACCCAGTGCTTAACCAAATAACAATATGTGACTTGTGTGATGGAGATCCTCAATGTGCAAAATACTGCCCAACAGAGGCTATACAATTCGTGCATCCATTAGCCAGCAAAGTAGCCCATGAACAAAATAAAGCAATAATCACATTGACAAAACAAATCCTTGAGGATCCTTGA
- a CDS encoding malate dehydrogenase translates to MKIGFVGTGRVGSTIAFTCIQQLDVDEIALIDIVENLAIGEAMDLSHAAAGLDKYPKIIGGSDYKLLRGSDIIVVTAGLGRTPDMTRLDLATKNAGIIKGVAKKIVQNSPKSKILVITNPVDLMTYIMWKESGKSRNEVFGMGNTLDSMRLKRILYEFTTKKIKKAWILGEHGNSMFISKGLIDVESFPDLDKILSNVRFAAAEVIRKKGATFYGPAIAAYRMINAVLNDTKEEIPASVVLDGEFGLKDIAIGVPIILGKNGVEKIVEYELTQEDLENLRNSANLLKEKLKELGY, encoded by the coding sequence GTGAAAATTGGATTTGTGGGTACAGGTAGGGTGGGCTCAACAATAGCGTTTACTTGTATTCAACAATTAGATGTGGATGAAATTGCCCTCATCGATATCGTTGAAAACTTGGCTATTGGGGAAGCTATGGATTTAAGCCATGCTGCAGCTGGTCTCGATAAATATCCAAAAATTATAGGAGGGAGTGACTATAAACTCCTTAGAGGCAGTGATATAATAGTAGTAACCGCAGGATTGGGAAGAACACCTGATATGACAAGACTTGATTTAGCTACAAAGAATGCAGGTATCATTAAAGGTGTGGCGAAGAAAATAGTGCAGAATTCTCCTAAAAGTAAAATACTGGTGATAACGAATCCTGTTGACCTAATGACATATATTATGTGGAAGGAGAGTGGAAAATCACGAAATGAAGTCTTTGGGATGGGAAATACACTAGATTCAATGCGTCTTAAAAGGATCCTCTATGAATTTACTACTAAAAAGATAAAAAAAGCTTGGATACTGGGAGAACATGGAAATAGCATGTTTATATCGAAAGGTTTGATAGATGTTGAGAGCTTCCCTGATTTGGACAAAATACTCTCTAACGTCAGATTTGCAGCAGCAGAGGTTATAAGAAAAAAAGGAGCCACATTTTACGGTCCAGCAATCGCAGCATATAGGATGATAAACGCTGTTCTAAATGATACAAAGGAAGAAATACCTGCTAGTGTAGTGCTAGATGGGGAATTTGGGCTTAAGGATATTGCAATAGGTGTTCCTATTATTCTCGGGAAAAATGGCGTGGAAAAAATTGTGGAATATGAGCTTACTCAAGAGGACTTAGAAAACCTAAGAAACTCTGCAAATTTGCTAAAAGAAAAATTAAAAGAACTAGGATATTAA
- a CDS encoding Tm-1-like ATP-binding domain-containing protein, giving the protein MEISGTRVCVIGTFDTKGIEAKYLKERIKLYAGVPILIDISLKKHSSSIVSPDIPNYTVAQEGGSTIEEVSRKNRIEAQEIMIKGAVKILNNLLREKKIDGVIAFGGSVGTGMGIKILKSLPLFIPKYLITTLPQEVSSKIAGSDIRVWWSVSDISGGDSINTIEATVLNQVAAAIMGELKAKPVEIPRKPIIVATQFGTTTQHLLMGKSILENEFEVISFHAVGLSGGYTMEEFVRGEERVVAVYDLTTHEIIDEIAGGILIASHDGKLRLRAAIERKIPHIILPGGLDQIVFGPPDTIPRKYRKRLFYEHSRGMVTLMRANEREMYQSGKLIAERVNDAEAPVIIIIPIRGFSAYDQDPLLPNSSGVYCQKIKNCELVQTTIPWWDPHSDMMLWKGIMENIDLTNPNVTIIPLDAHINDPELVHFVTQILIETIKDKWKGRKYQNNKLYINDPYPKFQALVSYYKGYFKMKNNKK; this is encoded by the coding sequence ATGGAAATAAGTGGGACAAGGGTATGTGTCATTGGTACATTTGATACAAAAGGTATAGAAGCCAAGTATTTGAAAGAGAGAATAAAACTTTATGCCGGAGTGCCTATTTTAATTGACATTTCTCTCAAAAAACACAGTTCCTCCATAGTATCCCCTGATATCCCTAACTACACTGTGGCCCAAGAAGGGGGCAGTACAATTGAGGAAGTTTCTAGGAAAAATCGAATAGAAGCCCAAGAGATTATGATCAAAGGAGCTGTAAAGATACTGAATAATCTCCTAAGGGAAAAGAAAATAGATGGTGTTATCGCATTTGGAGGTTCAGTGGGGACAGGCATGGGTATCAAGATACTCAAAAGTTTACCCTTATTTATTCCTAAATATTTAATAACCACGTTACCTCAAGAAGTTTCCTCCAAGATCGCTGGAAGCGACATTAGGGTCTGGTGGTCTGTCTCAGACATCTCTGGAGGAGACTCAATAAACACTATAGAAGCAACAGTGCTTAATCAAGTTGCAGCTGCTATTATGGGAGAACTAAAAGCAAAACCAGTAGAGATTCCCAGAAAACCAATTATTGTAGCAACCCAGTTTGGAACCACAACACAACACTTATTGATGGGCAAAAGTATCCTAGAAAATGAGTTTGAAGTGATTTCTTTCCATGCTGTGGGACTTTCTGGTGGATATACTATGGAAGAGTTTGTTAGAGGTGAAGAAAGAGTAGTTGCAGTTTATGATCTAACAACCCATGAGATAATAGATGAGATTGCAGGTGGAATTTTAATAGCAAGTCATGATGGAAAACTAAGACTAAGAGCTGCCATTGAAAGAAAGATCCCTCATATAATCCTTCCAGGAGGGCTGGATCAAATTGTTTTTGGGCCTCCCGATACCATTCCCCGTAAATACAGAAAACGCCTTTTTTACGAACATAGTAGAGGAATGGTAACCTTGATGCGAGCAAATGAAAGAGAAATGTATCAATCAGGAAAATTGATTGCAGAACGAGTCAACGATGCTGAAGCTCCTGTAATAATCATAATTCCAATACGTGGGTTCAGTGCCTATGACCAAGACCCTCTTCTTCCCAACTCCTCGGGAGTTTACTGCCAAAAAATCAAAAATTGTGAATTAGTACAAACCACCATACCATGGTGGGATCCCCATTCTGATATGATGCTCTGGAAAGGAATAATGGAAAATATAGACCTAACAAACCCAAATGTAACCATCATCCCATTGGATGCCCATATCAATGATCCAGAGCTTGTACATTTTGTTACACAGATTCTAATAGAAACTATAAAAGATAAATGGAAAGGGCGGAAATACCAAAACAATAAGTTATACATAAATGACCCATACCCTAAGTTTCAAGCATTGGTATCATATTATAAAGGTTATTTTAAGATGAAAAATAACAAAAAATGA
- a CDS encoding aldehyde ferredoxin oxidoreductase family protein, with amino-acid sequence MEWFGYTGKILSVDLSENKLDILEADPKVYEKYMGGTGYAAHIIHKNLKKIKDPEDESNIMVFATGPLTIDGIPNGGRVTVGSISPETGIWGETHIGTWFAIEMKKAGFDAIIVKGKAEKPVYLFLHNRNVEIRDASKYWGKDIHETIESLRKDLNDSTIKALAIGPAGEKKVKISIIANEEGFGGRCGLGAVMGSKNLKAIVAKGTRTVPVAYPEELREFLKELIKKLTKGGTGLRRYGSAGGVKGYHVLGNLPIRNFLWGKWDDDKVAKISGESLTENYLKRPFACTLCPIACKRLVEVKNGKYFKEFVGLGPEYETVGLLGSNLLVDDLEAIIKANNMCDRLGLDTISTGNVIGFLFDAAERGIVDKNLEGLTLEWGNAETVHKLIEKIAYREGIGDILAEGVKKAAEKLGAPELAVEIKGLEMPAHDGRAYWSHGLSHVTMNRGADHLGWPHMPFKGISVPELGIKAFDNRYIDGDELIETVIKMQNLMIIYDSLIICKYAFAAGLTVTDIIKLLYFVTGKEYTPEKLMEIANRIWKVQRKINNELGITAKDDKLPLRMATPHANRTDTQVPPIEKWLPRYYELRGLTEDGVVKEID; translated from the coding sequence ATGGAATGGTTTGGATATACTGGAAAAATACTGAGTGTGGATTTGAGTGAAAACAAACTCGATATTCTAGAGGCGGATCCAAAAGTTTATGAAAAGTATATGGGTGGGACTGGATACGCTGCCCATATCATACATAAGAATCTTAAAAAGATTAAAGATCCCGAGGATGAGTCCAACATAATGGTTTTTGCTACTGGACCTTTAACCATTGATGGAATCCCTAATGGGGGAAGAGTAACTGTCGGCTCTATTTCTCCAGAAACTGGGATATGGGGCGAAACTCATATTGGAACATGGTTTGCGATTGAAATGAAAAAAGCAGGATTTGACGCAATAATCGTAAAAGGAAAAGCCGAGAAACCTGTTTACTTATTCCTCCATAATAGAAACGTGGAAATTAGAGATGCGAGCAAATATTGGGGTAAAGATATACACGAAACAATAGAGTCTCTCAGAAAGGATTTAAACGACTCAACAATAAAGGCCTTAGCTATAGGACCTGCTGGAGAGAAGAAGGTTAAAATTTCCATTATAGCAAACGAAGAGGGATTTGGAGGAAGGTGCGGTCTAGGAGCAGTAATGGGGTCAAAGAACCTCAAGGCAATAGTGGCAAAGGGGACGCGGACAGTTCCTGTTGCCTATCCAGAGGAACTAAGAGAGTTCCTAAAAGAATTGATAAAGAAGCTGACAAAAGGTGGAACTGGACTAAGAAGATATGGAAGCGCTGGAGGAGTAAAAGGATACCATGTGCTTGGGAATCTCCCTATTAGAAACTTCCTCTGGGGTAAATGGGACGATGATAAAGTTGCTAAGATTAGTGGAGAGAGTTTAACAGAAAACTACCTTAAGAGGCCATTCGCATGCACATTATGTCCAATTGCATGTAAAAGACTCGTAGAAGTAAAGAATGGAAAATATTTCAAAGAATTTGTCGGGTTAGGACCAGAATACGAAACAGTGGGTCTTTTAGGCTCGAATTTACTAGTAGACGACTTAGAGGCAATCATAAAAGCAAATAACATGTGCGATAGATTAGGACTAGATACTATTTCAACCGGAAACGTCATTGGATTCCTTTTTGATGCAGCAGAAAGAGGAATAGTAGACAAGAATCTTGAAGGCCTCACACTAGAATGGGGAAATGCAGAAACAGTGCACAAACTAATTGAAAAAATTGCCTACAGGGAAGGAATAGGAGATATCCTAGCAGAAGGCGTCAAAAAAGCTGCAGAGAAACTAGGAGCTCCCGAACTTGCGGTAGAAATAAAGGGTCTAGAAATGCCTGCCCATGATGGTAGAGCCTACTGGTCCCATGGACTAAGTCACGTCACTATGAATCGTGGTGCAGACCATTTAGGATGGCCCCATATGCCATTTAAAGGCATTTCTGTGCCTGAACTTGGCATAAAAGCCTTTGACAATAGATACATCGATGGCGATGAATTAATTGAAACTGTGATAAAAATGCAAAACTTAATGATAATCTACGACTCGTTGATTATCTGCAAATATGCATTTGCCGCTGGTTTGACTGTAACAGACATAATAAAGCTTCTTTACTTTGTTACAGGAAAAGAATACACTCCTGAAAAATTAATGGAAATCGCAAATAGAATATGGAAAGTACAGAGGAAAATAAACAATGAACTTGGCATAACTGCTAAAGACGATAAGTTGCCCCTCAGGATGGCAACACCCCATGCAAACAGGACGGATACACAAGTCCCACCCATAGAAAAATGGCTACCGAGATACTACGAGTTAAGAGGATTAACTGAAGATGGAGTTGTAAAAGAGATCGACTGA
- a CDS encoding LeuA family protein, whose product MDLPNKEKWDTEKYWLTPYNWIEEVRSKITPPERVVLHDATVREGQQMPGVAFKRDEIVMIAKALDELGIDRIELIPFLSKDDEEAAKELVDMGLNAKLLSFVSWKKEDTDLALKLDLEGIVLDFVGNPWQGKVFWNLKPEEIIERGLNAALYAKDHGLYVVAMPWDDFKAPLDFVEKNVKALVEAHVDRITICDTYGDALPWAMEYVMKRLKEAAGKTPLELHIHNDFGLATAGALVAVASGVEGLHVTVNGLGERVGLLSLEEIAVALEFLLGVKTNIKLEKLYEVSKIVEEISKVKVAVNKPIVGENQFKYTAGWITWMHRKAREAGKLTGMLPFMPEAVGRKLEYVVSKGSGTSFVAERLTELGITVEDPEVMRKIAYKVKETANTLKSTVPDSLLIKIAREILEKEGK is encoded by the coding sequence TTGGATTTGCCAAATAAAGAAAAATGGGATACCGAAAAATATTGGCTGACCCCTTACAATTGGATTGAGGAAGTACGATCCAAAATAACCCCCCCTGAAAGAGTAGTACTACATGACGCCACAGTTAGAGAAGGCCAACAAATGCCTGGAGTTGCTTTTAAGAGAGATGAGATAGTGATGATTGCAAAGGCCCTAGATGAGCTTGGCATAGACAGGATAGAATTAATTCCATTCCTTTCAAAGGATGACGAAGAGGCTGCAAAAGAGTTAGTAGACATGGGGCTCAATGCAAAACTTCTCTCCTTTGTAAGCTGGAAAAAAGAAGACACAGATTTAGCTTTAAAACTTGATCTAGAGGGAATTGTCTTAGATTTTGTTGGAAATCCCTGGCAAGGAAAGGTGTTTTGGAATTTAAAGCCAGAAGAAATCATCGAGAGAGGCCTTAACGCCGCATTATACGCAAAAGACCATGGCCTTTATGTAGTGGCAATGCCTTGGGATGATTTCAAGGCTCCCCTAGACTTTGTAGAAAAGAACGTAAAAGCATTAGTAGAGGCCCATGTAGACAGAATTACCATATGCGACACATATGGAGATGCTCTTCCTTGGGCCATGGAATACGTGATGAAACGGCTTAAAGAGGCTGCTGGCAAGACTCCCTTAGAACTACACATACACAATGACTTTGGATTGGCAACTGCTGGTGCTTTAGTCGCCGTAGCTTCTGGGGTGGAAGGGCTTCATGTAACAGTTAATGGACTTGGTGAGAGAGTCGGTTTGTTATCACTCGAGGAAATTGCAGTTGCATTAGAATTTCTACTTGGTGTAAAGACAAACATAAAGCTAGAAAAACTATATGAAGTCTCGAAAATCGTTGAAGAGATCTCAAAAGTAAAAGTCGCAGTAAACAAACCTATAGTTGGGGAAAATCAATTCAAATACACAGCTGGATGGATCACTTGGATGCACAGAAAAGCAAGAGAAGCAGGCAAGCTTACGGGAATGCTCCCATTCATGCCTGAAGCAGTTGGAAGAAAATTGGAATATGTAGTTTCAAAAGGAAGTGGAACTTCATTCGTTGCAGAAAGGTTGACAGAATTGGGGATTACAGTAGAAGATCCCGAAGTTATGAGAAAAATAGCATATAAAGTTAAAGAGACTGCTAACACCCTAAAAAGTACTGTACCAGACTCTTTATTGATAAAAATTGCAAGGGAAATTTTGGAAAAGGAGGGGAAGTAA
- a CDS encoding cupin domain-containing protein, with the protein MAAIKIWEVPGVTVPKPNERVLKVLFSPNVGNKDLTLLVSLIYPHSTTGAHTHDVDEYMYIASGHGVAISEEGEVEVHPDMLVYAPAGVKHEMKNTSDETLKLICVYVPALKASGYFEEAEKRAKEFLSDKI; encoded by the coding sequence ATGGCTGCCATAAAAATTTGGGAGGTTCCGGGAGTAACTGTTCCAAAACCAAATGAAAGAGTACTAAAAGTACTGTTTTCTCCCAATGTCGGCAACAAAGATCTTACTCTATTAGTATCCCTGATATACCCACACAGCACTACTGGGGCCCACACACACGATGTAGATGAATACATGTATATTGCCTCAGGACATGGAGTAGCAATTTCAGAAGAAGGTGAAGTAGAAGTCCACCCCGATATGCTCGTATATGCCCCAGCAGGAGTAAAACACGAGATGAAAAACACCAGCGACGAAACACTAAAATTGATCTGTGTTTACGTACCAGCACTAAAGGCATCGGGATATTTTGAAGAGGCCGAAAAGAGGGCTAAGGAGTTCCTTAGCGATAAGATTTAG